One segment of Aquimarina sp. BL5 DNA contains the following:
- a CDS encoding glycoside hydrolase family 13 protein, whose amino-acid sequence MKSYSKKVLLLLIIGLSNSFLIQGQKSEILSHVEPPFWWTGMYNPNLQLLLHGESISSFNVSLKYEGVQLKSVNKVENKNYLFLDLSISKNAKPGILSIKFTNEKKEFIHKYQLKEKEKRSQVGQAVTPADVIYLITPDRFANGDKTNDSTEDTLEKLNRKNHDGRHGGDIKGVLDNFGYLEELGVTTLWLNPFLENDQATYSYHGYAISDFYKTDTRLGTNEDYKKLVDQSHKKGMKVIMDQVFNHCGAGHWWLDDLPSKDWLNQWDSFTRSNFTNIAASDPYVSSSDFDLLTKGWFDINMPDLNLENEFLATYMIQNSIWWVEYSGIDGIRLDTYPYPDKHAMSRWMKTLTQEYPDFYMVAETWAERASYLSYWNNDKANKDGYTSNVNSISDYALYYSLIRAFGKDGNIEEVYKTLAEDFVYGNPGNNKVFNGNHDVDRLLALLDKDVEKLKLSMVFTLTTRGIPQIYYGDEILMKNKRPDGKVRQDFPGGWQEDSRNAFTESGRTKEENDVFNYVKTILNWRKNAKSIHEGKLTHYQPVDNVYVYFRYTDMENTMIIINNSDKDYPNFDLERFNNSLEGYTKGKDILTGKKLQNLQSVNLSKNTALIIDLVK is encoded by the coding sequence ATGAAATCGTATTCAAAAAAAGTACTATTGCTCTTAATTATTGGATTATCAAATTCTTTTTTGATCCAAGGGCAAAAATCTGAAATATTAAGCCATGTAGAACCTCCATTTTGGTGGACAGGAATGTATAATCCTAATTTACAGTTGTTATTACATGGAGAAAGTATAAGTTCTTTTAATGTATCTCTTAAGTATGAAGGAGTTCAATTAAAAAGTGTAAACAAAGTAGAGAACAAAAATTATCTTTTTCTAGATCTAAGTATTTCTAAAAATGCAAAGCCAGGAATTTTGTCAATTAAATTCACTAATGAAAAGAAAGAGTTCATTCATAAGTATCAATTAAAAGAAAAAGAGAAAAGATCTCAAGTTGGCCAAGCAGTTACACCAGCAGATGTAATTTACTTGATTACGCCGGATCGTTTTGCAAATGGAGATAAAACCAATGATTCTACAGAAGACACACTAGAAAAACTAAATAGAAAGAATCATGATGGCAGACATGGAGGGGATATAAAAGGAGTGCTAGATAATTTTGGTTATTTAGAAGAACTAGGAGTTACTACGTTATGGTTGAATCCATTTTTGGAGAATGATCAAGCAACTTATTCATATCATGGGTATGCAATTTCTGATTTTTATAAAACAGACACCCGTTTAGGAACGAATGAAGATTATAAGAAACTTGTTGATCAATCACATAAAAAAGGAATGAAAGTTATTATGGATCAAGTGTTTAATCATTGCGGAGCTGGACACTGGTGGTTAGATGATTTACCTTCAAAAGATTGGTTAAATCAATGGGATAGTTTTACCAGAAGTAATTTTACTAATATTGCTGCATCAGATCCATATGTATCCTCTAGTGATTTCGACTTGCTTACCAAAGGATGGTTTGATATTAATATGCCCGATCTGAATTTGGAAAATGAATTTTTGGCAACTTATATGATCCAGAATTCTATTTGGTGGGTTGAATATTCAGGGATAGATGGAATTCGTTTAGACACGTATCCTTACCCAGATAAACATGCAATGTCCAGATGGATGAAAACACTTACACAAGAATATCCTGATTTTTATATGGTGGCAGAAACCTGGGCAGAAAGAGCCTCATATTTGTCCTATTGGAATAATGATAAAGCAAATAAAGATGGATATACCTCTAATGTTAATAGTATAAGTGATTATGCGTTGTATTATTCTTTAATAAGAGCCTTTGGAAAAGATGGTAATATAGAAGAGGTTTATAAAACATTGGCAGAGGATTTTGTATACGGAAATCCAGGAAATAATAAGGTCTTTAATGGAAATCATGATGTAGATCGTTTACTAGCTTTATTAGATAAAGATGTCGAAAAATTAAAATTAAGTATGGTGTTTACCTTGACTACCAGAGGAATCCCTCAAATTTACTATGGGGATGAAATTTTAATGAAGAACAAAAGACCCGATGGCAAAGTAAGACAGGATTTCCCTGGTGGGTGGCAAGAAGATAGCCGAAATGCTTTTACAGAATCCGGAAGAACAAAAGAAGAAAACGATGTTTTTAATTATGTAAAAACAATCCTAAACTGGAGAAAAAACGCAAAATCCATTCACGAAGGAAAGCTTACACACTATCAACCGGTGGATAATGTTTATGTGTATTTTAGATATACAGATATGGAGAATACTATGATCATTATTAATAATAGTGATAAAGACTATCCAAATTTTGATCTGGAACGCTTTAATAATTCGTTAGAAGGTTATACCAAAGGAAAAGATATCCTAACTGGGAAAAAACTACAAAACCTTCAAAGCGTAAATTTATCTAAGAATACCGCTTTGATTATAGACTTAGTAAAGTAA
- a CDS encoding sensor histidine kinase codes for MMYSLLKNLFSNRIVIHILYWIGLIVFFGVTWGTYDNDYVRSFTIQTFSLPARMVLVYVSIYILLPKFFIKRKFIAFIIAYIIVLLIVSICIQRSIIFFYVQPNYLPGWHSEGYFIITELMNTILDVNIAAVIPLGMSFFKFYYNSQQKALTLEKEKIEAELLQLRNQVHPHFLFNTLNSLYALIIRKSDAAETAVLKLSRLMRYMLYEANVPKVSLTKEIEYLKNYVDLEKLRFDTTIDISFNSEIDKEYEISPFLLIPFVENAFKHGTSSSKKSWVVINIFAKQEELVMLVENAKLINNHHQQELIGGIGFKNVKKRLNLLYPDKYSLTIEDNELSYEIILKINLTKLALNEY; via the coding sequence ATGATGTATTCTCTTTTAAAGAATCTATTTTCTAATCGAATCGTTATCCACATTTTATATTGGATAGGATTGATTGTTTTTTTTGGGGTCACTTGGGGAACTTACGATAATGATTACGTCCGTTCATTTACCATTCAAACTTTTAGTTTGCCTGCAAGAATGGTACTCGTGTATGTATCCATCTATATCTTACTACCAAAATTTTTTATTAAGCGAAAATTTATTGCTTTTATCATTGCGTATATTATTGTACTCTTGATCGTAAGTATTTGTATCCAAAGATCTATCATTTTTTTTTATGTACAGCCTAATTACCTTCCTGGATGGCATAGTGAAGGTTATTTTATCATAACAGAATTAATGAATACTATCTTGGATGTTAATATAGCCGCAGTTATTCCTTTGGGAATGAGTTTTTTTAAATTTTACTATAATTCGCAACAAAAAGCATTAACACTTGAAAAAGAAAAAATAGAAGCCGAACTCCTTCAGCTTAGAAATCAGGTACATCCACATTTTTTATTTAACACGCTTAATAGTTTATATGCTCTAATTATAAGAAAATCCGATGCTGCCGAAACTGCCGTATTAAAGCTTTCTCGATTAATGCGATATATGTTATACGAAGCTAATGTTCCTAAAGTCTCATTAACCAAAGAAATAGAATACCTAAAGAACTATGTAGACCTAGAGAAGTTACGATTTGATACCACAATTGATATTAGTTTCAATTCTGAAATAGATAAAGAGTATGAAATATCTCCTTTTTTACTAATCCCGTTTGTAGAAAATGCGTTTAAACATGGGACTTCATCTTCAAAAAAATCGTGGGTTGTGATTAATATATTTGCTAAGCAGGAAGAGCTTGTAATGTTAGTAGAAAATGCTAAATTAATTAATAACCATCACCAGCAAGAACTGATTGGTGGTATTGGGTTTAAAAATGTAAAAAAAAGATTAAATCTTTTATATCCTGATAAATATTCATTAACCATTGAAGATAATGAGTTATCCTATGAAATTATTTTGAAAATAAACCTTACTAAACTCGCTCTAAATGAATACTAG
- a CDS encoding LytTR family DNA-binding domain-containing protein, giving the protein MNTRIKCLIVDDEPLAREIIENYISRIDHLELIASCANALEAFNIIADKSIDLIFLDIQMPDLTGIDFLKDLNPSPKVIFTTAYSNYAVDAFNLEAIDYLLKPIEFSRFLKSVNKVLKLYKSTSALLELSNSNEAETNYQDLFIYLKVEKKMQKIFLKNILFIESLKNYIKIKTCDREIIAYKSISNIENVLPSTHFLRVHRSFIIGIDYIDAFSTTEIELKGIKIPVGRNYKASVKEKLGYF; this is encoded by the coding sequence ATGAATACTAGAATCAAATGTCTAATTGTAGATGATGAACCACTGGCCAGGGAAATTATTGAAAATTACATTTCCAGAATTGATCACTTAGAGCTTATTGCTTCCTGCGCTAATGCATTAGAAGCATTTAATATCATCGCAGATAAAAGTATCGATTTAATTTTTTTAGATATTCAGATGCCTGATTTAACTGGAATTGACTTTTTAAAAGATTTAAACCCCTCACCAAAAGTTATTTTTACAACAGCTTACAGTAATTATGCTGTAGATGCATTTAATCTCGAAGCCATTGATTACCTATTAAAACCTATTGAGTTTTCGAGATTTTTAAAATCCGTTAATAAAGTGCTCAAACTTTATAAATCTACTTCTGCTCTACTCGAATTATCAAATAGTAACGAAGCAGAAACTAACTATCAAGATCTTTTTATATATCTCAAGGTTGAAAAAAAAATGCAGAAAATATTCTTAAAGAATATTCTTTTTATAGAAAGTCTAAAAAACTACATAAAAATAAAAACTTGTGATAGAGAAATAATTGCATATAAAAGTATCAGTAATATCGAAAACGTTCTACCAAGCACGCATTTTTTAAGAGTACATCGCTCTTTTATTATTGGCATAGATTATATCGATGCTTTTTCTACTACCGAAATTGAACTAAAAGGAATCAAAATACCAGTAGGTAGAAACTATAAAGCTTCTGTTAAAGAAAAGCTTGGGTACTTTTAA
- the holA gene encoding DNA polymerase III subunit delta — translation MDEVKQIVSDIKNGNIKPIYFLMGEEPYYIDRISEYIDKNVLAEEEKGFNQMVLYGRDVSIDDIVSNAKRYPMMAERQVVIVKEGQDLSRTIEKLADYAENPQPTTILVICYKYKKIDKRKKLYKIVAKNGVIFESKKLYENQVSDWIRRVLAGAKYDIEPKASQMLVEFLGTDLSKINNELEKLKLIIPKGEQITADKIEENIGISKEFNNFELRKAIGMRDVLKAHRIINYFAQNPKDNPLVVTISLLYSFFSQVLQYHGLSDKSKGNVASALRINPYFVSDYSDAARNYPMKKVSQIIALLREADVKSKGVGAVNLPPGDILKELLVKIMG, via the coding sequence ATGGATGAAGTAAAACAGATTGTAAGCGATATAAAGAATGGAAATATCAAGCCTATTTATTTTTTGATGGGTGAAGAGCCATATTATATTGATAGAATTTCAGAATATATTGATAAGAATGTACTCGCAGAAGAGGAGAAGGGTTTTAACCAGATGGTGTTGTATGGTCGTGATGTGAGTATAGACGATATTGTGTCTAATGCTAAGCGGTATCCTATGATGGCCGAGCGACAGGTGGTGATTGTAAAAGAAGGGCAAGATTTATCTAGAACTATAGAGAAACTGGCAGATTATGCAGAAAATCCTCAACCTACTACTATTTTAGTAATTTGTTATAAGTACAAGAAAATTGATAAACGTAAAAAACTTTATAAAATAGTTGCCAAAAATGGTGTGATATTTGAAAGTAAAAAACTCTATGAAAATCAGGTCTCTGATTGGATCAGAAGAGTTTTGGCCGGAGCAAAATATGATATTGAACCAAAGGCTTCACAGATGTTGGTAGAATTTTTAGGTACTGATTTAAGTAAGATCAATAATGAATTAGAAAAGCTGAAGTTGATCATACCTAAGGGAGAACAGATTACTGCTGATAAAATTGAAGAAAATATTGGAATCAGTAAAGAGTTTAATAATTTCGAATTACGAAAGGCAATAGGGATGCGAGATGTATTGAAAGCTCATCGAATTATCAATTATTTTGCTCAGAATCCAAAAGACAATCCTTTGGTAGTTACCATATCTTTATTATACAGTTTCTTTTCTCAGGTATTACAATACCACGGATTATCTGATAAATCTAAAGGCAACGTTGCAAGTGCGTTACGAATCAATCCATACTTCGTGAGTGATTACTCGGATGCTGCACGTAATTATCCAATGAAAAAGGTAAGCCAAATTATAGCATTGTTAAGAGAGGCTGATGTTAAGAGTAAAGGAGTAGGAGCTGTAAATCTTCCTCCAGGGGACATTCTTAAAGAGCTTTTAGTAAAAATAATGGGATAA
- a CDS encoding OmpA family protein produces MKKVMIIGASMAVLLSSCVSQKKFTDLEAKQKETQDLLNTATVKLNSCLEEKASESSELKVLRDQVSNLKNQNSALLNNVGNLATLSTKEAENLERSLESIKEKDLQIKTMNDALNKKDSVTLALVTSLKGALGNLADEDIQVNVEKGVVYVSISDKLLFKSGSYNVSTRAREVLGKVAKVVNDKPDIEFLVEGHTDNVPIKNKVLLDNWDLSVKRATSVVRVLQNDFKVDPKRMTAAGRSYYVPVADNNSSANKAKNRRTRIVVLPKLDQFYNMIEDGMKKASEGGN; encoded by the coding sequence ATGAAAAAAGTAATGATTATCGGAGCTTCAATGGCCGTACTTTTATCTTCTTGTGTATCACAGAAGAAATTTACAGATCTAGAAGCAAAACAAAAAGAAACCCAAGATTTATTAAATACAGCTACTGTAAAATTGAATAGCTGCCTTGAGGAAAAAGCAAGCGAAAGCTCTGAATTAAAAGTTCTTAGAGATCAAGTATCAAATCTTAAGAATCAGAACTCTGCTCTATTAAACAATGTAGGTAATCTTGCTACTCTATCAACTAAAGAAGCAGAAAACTTAGAAAGATCTTTAGAAAGTATTAAAGAAAAAGATCTTCAGATTAAAACGATGAATGATGCATTGAATAAGAAAGATTCTGTGACTTTAGCATTGGTGACAAGTCTAAAAGGAGCATTAGGTAACCTTGCAGATGAAGATATTCAAGTAAATGTAGAAAAAGGTGTAGTGTATGTTTCTATTTCTGACAAGTTATTATTCAAAAGCGGAAGTTATAACGTTTCTACAAGAGCTCGTGAAGTGCTAGGTAAAGTTGCCAAAGTAGTAAACGATAAACCGGATATCGAATTTTTAGTAGAAGGACATACAGATAATGTTCCAATTAAAAATAAAGTATTGTTAGATAACTGGGATCTTAGTGTAAAAAGAGCGACCTCTGTTGTTCGAGTATTACAAAATGATTTCAAAGTAGATCCTAAACGTATGACTGCTGCAGGAAGAAGTTATTATGTGCCTGTTGCAGATAATAATAGTTCTGCTAATAAAGCTAAAAACAGACGTACCAGAATCGTAGTACTTCCTAAATTAGATCAGTTCTACAACATGATCGAAGACGGAATGAAAAAAGCTTCTGAAGGAGGTAATTAA
- a CDS encoding type I restriction enzyme HsdR N-terminal domain-containing protein produces the protein MQNLNFPAYQFRFKSSENKVSIFDRIRKKFIVLTPEEWVRQHTIHYLIEEKKYPESLINVEKLVKVNDMNKRYDIIIFNPDGTIYLIIECKSHSVKITQEVFDQIARYNLSLNAEYLMITNGMNHYYCQMDYNEKRYTFLKDIPNYK, from the coding sequence ATGCAAAACCTTAATTTTCCAGCATACCAGTTCAGGTTCAAAAGTAGCGAAAATAAAGTTTCTATTTTTGACAGAATTCGCAAAAAATTCATTGTTCTAACTCCAGAAGAATGGGTAAGACAGCATACCATACATTACCTCATAGAAGAAAAAAAATATCCAGAAAGTCTGATTAATGTAGAAAAGCTGGTAAAAGTTAATGACATGAATAAAAGGTACGATATCATCATATTTAATCCAGATGGTACTATTTATCTTATCATAGAATGTAAATCACATTCTGTAAAAATCACTCAAGAAGTTTTTGATCAGATTGCCCGTTATAACCTTTCTCTGAATGCAGAATATCTTATGATTACCAATGGGATGAATCATTATTATTGTCAAATGGACTATAATGAAAAACGATATACCTTTCTAAAGGATATTCCAAATTATAAATAA
- a CDS encoding lipid A-modifier LpxR family protein, whose protein sequence is MKTTFYFLFICLFIISAQKSRAQENSYKSELKVIIDNDIFAVFRDSDRYYSYGMGLEYAFKTEKFLGLQKLFKNKKNLFHTLGVRLEGYTPSQVRAFAFTPEIEDRDDFDRPFAGLLYATLGTTYTFERSFLKSEILAGVIGPSSQAGEIQTWFHENITGDPVYDGWQFQLEDQFIFNFKNTFVYDFNPKFRWFHTYLGGTAHVGNLYIRATPFAGFRIGKYQSISNSSGFHNSLLLPKKNSELFFKFNIETRFIAYNATVQGNLFDEKAYGVDELNNISWHLSSGLYYSFNRFSINFIYLWSTGVLNDTENHGYGTFNVAYRF, encoded by the coding sequence ATGAAAACTACATTTTACTTTTTATTTATTTGCCTATTTATTATTTCTGCTCAAAAATCTCGAGCTCAAGAAAATAGCTACAAATCCGAACTAAAAGTAATTATCGACAATGATATTTTTGCGGTGTTCAGAGATTCTGACCGCTACTATTCTTATGGAATGGGATTGGAATATGCCTTCAAAACTGAAAAATTCTTAGGTTTACAAAAGCTATTTAAAAATAAAAAGAATTTATTTCACACATTAGGTGTAAGACTTGAAGGCTATACTCCATCACAAGTTAGAGCGTTTGCGTTTACACCAGAAATTGAGGATCGAGATGATTTCGATCGTCCATTTGCTGGTTTGTTGTATGCAACGTTAGGTACTACTTATACGTTCGAAAGATCCTTCTTAAAATCAGAAATCCTGGCAGGTGTTATTGGACCATCATCACAGGCAGGAGAAATACAAACTTGGTTTCACGAAAATATTACTGGTGATCCCGTTTACGATGGTTGGCAATTTCAACTTGAAGACCAATTTATATTCAATTTCAAAAATACTTTTGTATACGATTTTAATCCTAAATTCAGATGGTTTCATACATATTTAGGTGGGACGGCTCACGTAGGAAATCTTTATATCAGGGCCACTCCTTTTGCAGGTTTCAGGATTGGTAAATATCAAAGCATCTCCAACTCTAGTGGTTTTCATAATTCATTATTATTACCAAAGAAAAATTCTGAACTCTTCTTTAAGTTTAACATTGAAACCCGTTTTATAGCATACAATGCAACAGTACAGGGCAATTTGTTTGATGAAAAAGCATATGGTGTCGATGAGTTAAATAATATCTCCTGGCATCTTAGTAGTGGATTGTATTATTCTTTTAACCGTTTCTCTATTAACTTTATTTATCTGTGGTCTACCGGCGTTTTGAATGACACTGAAAATCATGGATATGGAACATTTAATGTTGCATATAGGTTTTAA
- a CDS encoding DUF3108 domain-containing protein produces the protein MKKLFILVLLLSLGTVKAQTTANTSIGENEKLVYTASYNMSGLLTNLAQVTMQTTRVNTGKSNYLRLKCNAATYSKWDSFFKIRDVYEAYVNPSNLKPYLYKRDINEGGYIKKEKYVYSYKSKTIKATMQKKKEPNTKKLKMGNNTFDVVSTLYHIRNMDIGKAPVGTNQKMTILFDRKPQTVYLKLLGKETISTKTMGNKECYKIAVNNDALKGTNKNIVYLTADGNKVPVLIKFSIPAGTGQLTLTEASGLKN, from the coding sequence ATGAAAAAACTATTTATCCTTGTATTACTACTTTCTTTAGGAACTGTAAAAGCGCAAACAACAGCAAATACTTCTATTGGAGAAAATGAAAAATTAGTATACACAGCTTCTTACAATATGTCTGGATTGTTAACAAATCTGGCACAAGTTACCATGCAAACTACCAGAGTAAACACTGGAAAAAGCAATTACTTAAGACTTAAGTGTAATGCAGCTACATATTCTAAATGGGATTCTTTTTTTAAAATTAGAGATGTATATGAGGCTTATGTAAATCCTTCTAATCTAAAACCGTATTTGTATAAAAGGGATATCAACGAAGGAGGATATATCAAAAAAGAAAAATATGTGTATAGCTATAAAAGCAAAACTATAAAAGCTACTATGCAAAAGAAAAAAGAACCCAATACAAAAAAGCTTAAAATGGGTAACAATACATTTGACGTAGTTTCTACGCTATATCATATTCGAAATATGGATATTGGAAAAGCACCTGTAGGAACCAATCAAAAAATGACCATATTGTTTGATAGAAAACCACAAACTGTATATTTAAAATTATTGGGCAAAGAAACAATTAGTACCAAAACAATGGGTAATAAAGAGTGTTATAAAATTGCTGTTAACAATGATGCGCTTAAAGGAACAAATAAAAATATTGTATATCTTACGGCAGATGGCAATAAGGTTCCTGTATTGATTAAGTTTAGTATCCCCGCTGGTACTGGACAATTGACATTAACTGAAGCTTCTGGACTAAAAAATTAA
- a CDS encoding DUF3244 domain-containing protein — MKRVINLCLLALVITTSNIANAAGRVSVEISNSSMVTVSLTEVVKGEKLFLKDYHGEILFNVTLEATPNYQKYFNLGNVPDGVYFVETESLYEVKVTPLLKNKKGVSLINTSAVTVFKPQVSVENNLMKVMFNNTEKSPLTLVIYDNEGRVLEEIIGYDKSILKRTYDFSKMPKGEYQLYFSLKDRTFIKKVSI, encoded by the coding sequence ATGAAAAGAGTAATTAACCTTTGTTTGCTAGCATTAGTAATCACCACAAGCAATATTGCTAATGCCGCCGGAAGAGTATCAGTAGAGATCAGCAATTCGTCTATGGTTACTGTATCATTGACAGAAGTTGTAAAAGGAGAAAAATTATTCCTTAAGGATTATCACGGTGAAATTTTGTTCAACGTTACTTTAGAAGCTACACCTAATTATCAAAAGTACTTTAATTTAGGTAATGTACCTGATGGAGTTTATTTCGTGGAAACAGAATCATTATATGAAGTAAAAGTTACACCATTGTTGAAAAACAAAAAAGGAGTTTCTTTAATCAATACTTCTGCCGTGACTGTTTTTAAACCACAGGTTAGTGTGGAAAACAATCTAATGAAAGTAATGTTTAATAATACAGAAAAATCACCTCTAACCCTTGTTATTTATGATAACGAAGGGAGAGTGTTAGAAGAGATTATTGGTTATGATAAGTCAATATTAAAGAGAACATATGATTTTTCTAAAATGCCAAAAGGAGAATACCAATTATATTTCTCTCTAAAAGATAGAACGTTTATAAAGAAAGTTAGTATTTAA
- a CDS encoding glycosyltransferase family 2 protein, with protein sequence MNIAVVILNWNGRSLLEQFLPSVIKNSKEATIYIADNASSDDSVEYIKTSFPEIKIIQNEINGGYAKGYNDALAKIDADVYCLLNSDVEVTENWLIPIIKAFEISENTAAIQPKILDYKKKNYFEYAGAAGGFMDKLGYPYCRGRIFETLEEDKGQYNDTLDIFWASGACLFIRKSVFEEVGKLDEDFFAHQEEIDLCWRIRNHGYDIQYIGVSEVYHLGGATLEVMNPRKTFLNFRNNLLMMVKNTSGGSIWIIIFIRMILDGVAGFKYILEGKPSHCLAILKAHFGFYKKLLTFVNKRKKSRDRRKYYSISSVVWQYYILNKKLFNHL encoded by the coding sequence GTGAATATAGCTGTCGTCATATTAAATTGGAATGGACGTTCATTATTAGAACAATTCCTTCCCTCTGTTATAAAAAATTCTAAAGAAGCAACAATTTATATTGCTGATAATGCTTCTTCTGATGACTCTGTTGAATACATTAAAACATCTTTTCCTGAAATTAAAATTATCCAAAACGAAATAAATGGTGGATATGCTAAGGGGTATAATGATGCCTTAGCAAAAATTGATGCCGATGTTTACTGTTTACTAAATAGCGATGTAGAAGTTACTGAAAACTGGCTTATTCCAATTATAAAAGCTTTTGAAATATCAGAAAACACTGCCGCAATACAACCAAAAATACTTGATTACAAAAAGAAGAATTACTTCGAATATGCTGGTGCAGCAGGAGGTTTTATGGACAAATTAGGGTATCCATATTGTCGAGGAAGAATTTTTGAAACGCTCGAAGAGGACAAAGGACAGTATAATGATACATTAGATATTTTCTGGGCAAGCGGTGCTTGTTTGTTTATTCGTAAATCAGTTTTTGAAGAAGTAGGAAAGTTAGATGAAGATTTTTTTGCACATCAGGAGGAAATCGATCTCTGCTGGCGTATACGAAATCACGGGTATGACATTCAATATATTGGTGTTTCTGAGGTATACCATCTTGGTGGAGCTACATTAGAAGTTATGAATCCTAGAAAAACTTTTCTAAATTTCAGGAATAATTTACTAATGATGGTTAAAAATACTTCTGGAGGATCCATTTGGATTATTATCTTTATCAGAATGATATTAGATGGAGTTGCAGGATTTAAATATATATTAGAAGGAAAACCATCGCATTGTTTAGCAATTCTTAAAGCTCATTTTGGCTTTTATAAAAAATTGCTGACTTTTGTTAATAAACGAAAAAAATCAAGGGATAGAAGGAAATATTATTCCATTTCTTCCGTTGTATGGCAGTATTATATTTTGAACAAAAAACTATTTAACCATTTGTAA